A single window of Priestia filamentosa DNA harbors:
- a CDS encoding polysaccharide deacetylase family protein translates to MKKQLLRFMPFIVFCILLAITYNTTHYTVYMPREIHFAGAVKDALYEEIEEKAEKYERAPQDAKIDPVWKLTPGYNGLEVDVDASYRNMKKKGEFDENKLIYKQNAPKVHLEDLGAYPIYRGHPDKPTVAFAVNVAWGNEYIPTMLEVLKKHRVKATFFLEGRWAKENTEMAKMIVDAGQEIGNHSYSHPDMKTLSNERIKEELTKTNDVIESVTDREVKLFAPPSGSYRDDVVKIAHDLDMHTIMWSVDTIDWQKPSEDVLVSRVMEKVHPGAIVLMHPTKSTASSLDRLIREVKEKGYDVRDVSTLLNEERPIKTEQLQNKKMKNEH, encoded by the coding sequence ATGAAAAAGCAATTGCTTCGTTTTATGCCATTTATTGTTTTTTGTATTCTTTTAGCTATTACATACAATACAACACATTATACAGTTTATATGCCAAGGGAAATTCATTTTGCAGGGGCTGTAAAAGATGCGCTCTATGAAGAGATTGAGGAGAAAGCAGAAAAGTATGAACGAGCTCCACAGGATGCTAAAATTGATCCTGTATGGAAGCTGACACCTGGATATAATGGTTTAGAGGTTGATGTTGATGCTTCTTACCGAAATATGAAGAAAAAAGGTGAGTTTGACGAAAACAAGCTCATCTATAAGCAAAATGCGCCGAAAGTCCATTTGGAAGACCTTGGGGCTTATCCCATTTATAGAGGGCACCCTGATAAACCAACTGTTGCTTTCGCGGTGAATGTAGCATGGGGGAATGAATATATTCCAACAATGTTAGAAGTATTAAAAAAGCATCGGGTCAAAGCAACTTTTTTCCTTGAAGGACGCTGGGCAAAGGAAAATACGGAGATGGCTAAAATGATTGTTGATGCAGGGCAAGAGATTGGAAATCATTCCTATTCACATCCAGACATGAAAACTTTAAGCAATGAACGAATCAAGGAAGAATTGACGAAAACAAACGATGTGATAGAATCGGTAACAGACCGTGAAGTGAAACTTTTTGCTCCACCGAGCGGAAGCTATCGCGATGATGTGGTAAAAATTGCTCATGATCTTGATATGCATACAATTATGTGGAGCGTTGATACAATTGATTGGCAAAAACCAAGTGAGGACGTTCTTGTTTCTCGGGTGATGGAAAAAGTTCATCCTGGTGCTATCGTGTTAATGCATCCCACAAAATCAACGGCTTCATCTCTTGATCGCCTCATACGCGAAGTGAAGGAAAAAGGGTATGACGTTAGAGATGTTTCAACACTCCTTAATGAAGAAAGACCAATTAAAACAGAGCAGCTACAAAATAAAAAAATGAAGAATGAGCACTAG
- the rbfA gene encoding 30S ribosome-binding factor RbfA → MKLRPTRIGEQMKKEMSDIISRKIKDPRIGFVTVTDVQVTGDLQQAKVYISVLGDEEQKQNTLKGLAKAKGFIRSEIGQRIRLRKTPEILFEFDESIDYGNRIETLIGELHRDRKDDHE, encoded by the coding sequence ATGAAACTCAGACCAACTAGAATTGGTGAACAAATGAAAAAAGAAATGAGTGACATCATTAGCCGGAAGATTAAAGATCCGCGTATTGGATTTGTAACGGTAACAGATGTTCAAGTTACAGGGGATCTTCAGCAAGCAAAAGTGTACATTTCAGTGCTTGGTGATGAAGAACAAAAGCAAAATACGCTAAAAGGTCTTGCAAAAGCAAAAGGATTTATCCGCAGCGAGATTGGCCAGCGTATTCGCCTTCGTAAAACTCCTGAAATTCTTTTTGAATTTGATGAGTCAATCGATTACGGAAATCGCATTGAAACACTAATTGGCGAGCTTCACAGAGACCGTAAAGATGATCATGAATAA
- a CDS encoding DUF503 domain-containing protein: protein MIGYLTFEAIIYDAASLKEKRAVLQRIITRIKGKFNVSIAEIDHQDVWQRTSIGIVTISSAKNISERELYKLLEFVDSFPEIERTLTNIEWL, encoded by the coding sequence GTGATAGGATACTTAACATTTGAGGCGATAATTTATGATGCCGCTTCTCTTAAGGAGAAGCGAGCTGTTTTGCAGCGCATTATAACTCGTATTAAAGGTAAGTTCAACGTATCAATAGCCGAAATTGATCATCAGGATGTTTGGCAACGAACGTCGATTGGTATCGTGACCATTTCATCTGCTAAAAACATATCGGAAAGGGAGCTCTACAAGCTTTTAGAGTTTGTAGACTCGTTTCCAGAGATAGAAAGAACGCTCACAAATATTGAGTGGTTATAA
- the dpaA gene encoding dipicolinic acid synthetase subunit A: MLTDVHVAVIGGDARQLEVIRKLIEFDAKVSLVGFDQLDHGFTGATKYQLHEVAFEDVDAIVLPVPGTNLEGQVETIFSNEKVILTEDILKETKEHCKLYSGISNDYLNAITKSAGRELVQLFERDDIAIYNSIPTVEGAIMLVIQHTDFTIHNSNVAVLGLGRVGMSVARSFGVLGAKVKVGARRSEHLARVSEMGLTPFHLSNLETEMSNVDICINTIPYPVLTAGAISKMPSHSLIIDLASKPGGTDFRYAEKRGIKAMLTPGLPGIVAPKTAGKIVANVLSQLLMEDAQKRGESTS; encoded by the coding sequence ATGTTAACAGATGTACATGTAGCGGTCATTGGTGGTGATGCAAGGCAGCTTGAGGTCATCCGTAAGCTAATTGAGTTTGATGCAAAAGTATCGCTCGTTGGTTTTGATCAGCTTGACCACGGCTTTACAGGTGCAACGAAATATCAGCTTCATGAAGTAGCGTTTGAAGACGTTGATGCAATTGTTTTACCTGTTCCAGGCACAAATCTGGAAGGGCAAGTTGAAACAATTTTCTCAAATGAGAAAGTTATTTTAACAGAGGATATCTTAAAAGAAACAAAAGAACACTGTAAGCTCTATTCAGGGATTAGTAATGATTATTTGAACGCGATTACAAAAAGTGCAGGCAGAGAGCTTGTTCAGCTTTTTGAACGTGATGATATTGCGATTTATAACTCTATTCCTACTGTTGAAGGAGCTATTATGCTTGTTATCCAACATACGGATTTCACCATTCATAATTCCAATGTTGCTGTTTTGGGGCTTGGGCGTGTAGGGATGAGTGTTGCGAGATCTTTTGGTGTTTTAGGAGCAAAAGTAAAAGTTGGGGCAAGGCGCTCTGAGCATTTAGCACGCGTATCTGAAATGGGGCTCACTCCTTTTCACCTTTCAAATCTTGAAACTGAGATGAGCAATGTGGATATTTGCATCAACACGATTCCTTATCCTGTTTTAACAGCGGGAGCAATTTCAAAAATGCCTTCACATAGCCTTATTATTGACTTGGCTTCCAAACCAGGTGGAACAGATTTTCGCTATGCAGAGAAGCGCGGCATCAAAGCGATGCTCACTCCAGGACTTCCGGGGATAGTTGCTCCAAAAACCGCCGGTAAGATTGTTGCTAATGTTCTTTCACAGCTTCTAATGGAAGATGCACAAAAGAGAGGAGAGAGCACATCATGA
- a CDS encoding YlmC/YmxH family sporulation protein, which yields MRLSELSGKEIVDMKKAERLGLLGQTDLEIDEETGEIKALLISTGKWFSLKRQNYETRVPWSHIEKIGTDMIMVDIDTIHGQKHPTEK from the coding sequence GTGAGATTAAGTGAACTGAGTGGAAAAGAAATTGTTGATATGAAGAAAGCGGAACGCCTAGGTCTGCTTGGACAAACAGACCTAGAGATTGACGAAGAAACAGGCGAAATTAAAGCCTTACTCATTTCAACTGGAAAGTGGTTTAGTTTAAAAAGACAAAATTACGAAACTCGCGTGCCGTGGAGTCATATCGAAAAAATCGGTACAGATATGATTATGGTTGATATTGATACAATTCATGGGCAAAAGCATCCTACTGAAAAGTAG
- the ribF gene encoding bifunctional riboflavin kinase/FAD synthetase translates to MEIIHLQHPHHLVREQLPPLSMALGYFDGMHLGHQKVIMTAKRIADELGVKSAVMTFDPHPSVVLGKKAAHVDMITPLEEKARLLKERGIDFLYVVRFDRDFSNLNPEEFVEQYIVNLNVKHVVAGFDFSYGKFGSGTMETMKEHAKDKCEYTVVEKLEDEGEKVSSTLIRKFLQEGRVENIQKLLGRCYTITGRVVHGEKRGREIGFPTANVGEVDGYIIPRTGVYAVELGINGQFYEGVCNIGYKPTFHDKKPEKPTIEVHIFDFKNMIYNEKVVVKWHKLIRKERKFSGIEALVSQINQDKREAAAYFASLKSDA, encoded by the coding sequence TTGGAAATCATACATCTGCAACATCCACATCACCTAGTGCGTGAACAACTTCCACCGCTTTCAATGGCGTTAGGATACTTTGATGGCATGCATTTAGGACATCAAAAAGTAATTATGACTGCAAAGCGTATTGCTGATGAGCTTGGGGTGAAAAGTGCCGTGATGACCTTTGACCCTCACCCTTCTGTTGTATTAGGGAAGAAAGCAGCACACGTTGATATGATAACGCCGCTTGAAGAAAAAGCACGTTTGCTTAAAGAACGCGGCATTGATTTTCTTTACGTTGTTCGCTTTGATCGTGACTTTTCTAACTTGAATCCAGAAGAGTTTGTTGAACAATATATTGTAAACTTAAATGTCAAGCACGTTGTAGCCGGCTTTGATTTTTCATATGGAAAGTTTGGAAGTGGTACAATGGAGACAATGAAAGAGCACGCAAAGGATAAATGTGAGTACACTGTTGTGGAAAAGCTTGAGGACGAAGGTGAAAAGGTAAGTTCAACACTTATTCGGAAGTTCTTACAAGAAGGAAGAGTCGAAAATATCCAAAAGCTTCTTGGAAGATGCTACACGATAACAGGTCGAGTTGTACATGGCGAAAAACGAGGAAGAGAGATCGGGTTTCCAACAGCAAACGTTGGAGAAGTTGACGGTTATATTATTCCTCGAACAGGCGTTTATGCTGTTGAGCTTGGCATTAATGGTCAGTTCTATGAAGGTGTGTGCAACATTGGCTATAAGCCGACATTTCACGATAAAAAGCCAGAGAAGCCAACAATTGAAGTGCATATCTTTGACTTCAAGAACATGATTTACAATGAAAAAGTCGTTGTAAAATGGCATAAGCTTATTCGAAAAGAGCGAAAGTTTTCTGGCATCGAAGCCCTTGTCTCTCAAATCAATCAAGATAAACGAGAAGCAGCAGCTTATTTTGCTTCCTTGAAGAGCGACGCATAA
- the truB gene encoding tRNA pseudouridine(55) synthase TruB produces MEGIIVIDKPKGMTSHDCVFKLRKILRTKKIGHTGTLDPEVTGVLPMCVGRATKVVEYLTASSKTYEGEVTFGRSTTTEDAWGEVVEEREVTETFTKERIEMVFESLTGTIVQTPPMYSAVKVNGKRLYEYARNGETVERPSREVTIEKLEIIEENLTGAFPTVRFRVTCSKGTYVRTLAVMMGEALGYPAHMSYLRRIGSGAFTEEDCVTLEELSKAAEEGTVDKYFLSIEKALSHLPKWTINDTLAKKVKNGAVLSRPEEISIDTPLWLVLNEEGKLLALYKHHETKEGKIKPAKIIDIS; encoded by the coding sequence GTGGAAGGGATTATTGTTATTGATAAACCAAAAGGCATGACGTCACATGACTGTGTGTTTAAACTCCGCAAAATATTGCGAACGAAAAAAATCGGCCATACAGGTACGCTCGATCCTGAAGTAACAGGCGTACTGCCAATGTGCGTTGGGCGTGCAACAAAAGTTGTGGAATATTTAACAGCTTCATCTAAAACATATGAAGGAGAAGTAACGTTTGGGCGTTCTACAACAACGGAAGATGCGTGGGGAGAGGTTGTCGAAGAACGGGAAGTAACAGAAACATTTACAAAAGAGAGAATTGAAATGGTTTTTGAAAGCTTAACAGGCACAATCGTTCAAACTCCACCTATGTATTCTGCTGTAAAAGTAAACGGCAAACGTCTTTACGAATATGCAAGAAATGGAGAAACGGTTGAAAGACCAAGCAGAGAAGTAACAATTGAAAAATTAGAGATCATTGAAGAAAACTTGACAGGAGCGTTTCCAACTGTGCGTTTTCGTGTTACATGTAGTAAAGGAACGTATGTGAGAACGCTTGCGGTTATGATGGGGGAAGCGCTTGGTTATCCAGCGCATATGTCCTATTTGCGCCGCATTGGATCTGGAGCTTTCACAGAAGAGGACTGTGTGACATTAGAAGAGCTGAGCAAGGCTGCCGAAGAAGGAACGGTAGATAAATACTTCCTAAGCATTGAAAAAGCTCTTTCTCATTTGCCGAAATGGACGATAAATGATACATTAGCAAAGAAAGTGAAAAACGGAGCGGTTTTATCAAGACCTGAAGAAATTAGCATAGATACACCCCTTTGGCTCGTTTTGAACGAAGAGGGGAAGCTTCTTGCTCTTTATAAACATCATGAAACAAAAGAAGGTAAAATAAAACCCGCAAAAATTATTGACATTTCTTAA
- the rpsO gene encoding 30S ribosomal protein S15, whose translation MAITQERKNELIAEYKTHDTDTGSPEVQIAVLTEQITNLNDHLRTHKKDHHSRRGLLKMVGKRRNLLNYLRNNDITRYRELINKLGLRR comes from the coding sequence ATGGCTATCACACAAGAGCGCAAGAATGAACTTATTGCTGAGTACAAAACTCATGATACTGACACAGGATCACCAGAAGTTCAAATTGCTGTCCTAACTGAGCAAATTACAAACTTAAATGATCATTTACGTACACACAAGAAAGATCACCATTCACGTCGTGGTCTATTAAAAATGGTAGGTAAACGTCGTAACTTACTTAACTACCTACGTAACAATGACATTACTCGCTACCGTGAGTTAATTAACAAGCTTGGTTTACGTCGATAA
- the pnp gene encoding polyribonucleotide nucleotidyltransferase: MEQEKREFSIELAGRKLTVEVGQLAKQANGAALVRYGDTVILSTATASKEPKDVDFFPLTVNYEERLYAVGKIPGGFIKREGRPSEKAILTSRLIDRPIRPLFADGFRNEVQVISIVMSVEQNCSSEVAAMFGSSLSLSVSDIPFEGPIAGVIVGRIDGEFVLNPTVEELEKSDIELTVAGTKDAINMVEAGANEVPEEIMLEAIMFGHEHIKTLVAFQEEIVAAVGKEKMEVKLHTLDEELQEEVRELAEADLIPAIQVQEKHAREEAITAVKNSVVEKFEEKEADESTISQVKEILSKMVKTEVRRLITEEKVRPDGRNVDEIRPLSSEVSKLPRTHGSGLFTRGQTQALSICTLGALGDVQILDGLGIEESKRFMHHYNFPSFSVGETRPIRGPGRREIGHGALGERALEPVIPSEKDFPYTIRLVSEVLESNGSTSQASICASTLAMMDAGVPIKAPVAGIAMGLIKSGEHYSVLTDIQGMEDHLGDMDFKVAGTAKGVTALQMDIKIEGLSREILEEALEQAKRGRMQILEHMLSTIEDPRQNLSRYAPKILTMTINPDKIRDVIGPSGKQINKIIEETGVKIDIEQDGTIFISSTEEDMNKNAKKIIEDLVREVEKGQTYLGKVKRIEKFGAFVELFPGKDGLVHISEIAEERIGKVEDVLAIGDEILVRVIEIDKQGRVNLSRKVILREEKEKEKEAQS, encoded by the coding sequence ATGGAACAAGAAAAACGCGAGTTTTCGATCGAATTAGCAGGCCGAAAATTGACTGTTGAAGTTGGTCAGCTTGCAAAGCAAGCAAACGGAGCTGCTTTAGTTCGTTATGGAGATACAGTAATACTAAGTACAGCAACAGCGTCTAAAGAACCGAAAGACGTTGATTTCTTCCCATTAACAGTAAACTATGAAGAGCGTTTATACGCAGTAGGGAAGATTCCAGGAGGATTTATTAAGCGTGAAGGTCGTCCAAGTGAAAAAGCGATTTTAACAAGTCGTCTTATCGACCGACCAATTCGTCCGCTTTTTGCTGATGGTTTCCGTAATGAAGTACAAGTTATTAGCATTGTTATGAGCGTTGAGCAAAATTGCTCATCAGAAGTTGCGGCAATGTTTGGTTCATCTCTTTCTTTATCTGTTTCAGACATTCCGTTTGAAGGACCAATTGCTGGTGTTATTGTTGGTCGTATTGACGGAGAGTTTGTTCTAAACCCAACAGTTGAAGAGTTAGAGAAAAGTGATATTGAATTAACTGTTGCGGGAACAAAGGATGCTATTAACATGGTAGAAGCAGGAGCTAATGAAGTGCCTGAAGAAATCATGCTTGAAGCCATTATGTTTGGACATGAGCATATTAAGACATTAGTTGCATTCCAAGAAGAAATCGTTGCAGCAGTTGGAAAAGAGAAAATGGAAGTAAAGCTTCATACACTAGATGAAGAACTTCAAGAGGAAGTGCGCGAGCTTGCTGAAGCAGACTTGATTCCAGCAATTCAAGTTCAAGAAAAGCATGCGCGTGAAGAAGCAATTACAGCAGTGAAAAACAGCGTAGTTGAGAAGTTTGAAGAAAAAGAAGCGGATGAAAGCACCATTTCACAAGTAAAAGAAATTTTAAGCAAAATGGTGAAAACAGAAGTGCGCCGCCTTATTACAGAAGAAAAAGTGCGCCCGGATGGTCGTAACGTAGACGAAATTCGTCCACTTTCTTCTGAGGTTAGCAAGCTTCCTCGTACGCATGGTTCAGGGCTGTTTACGCGTGGACAAACGCAAGCATTAAGCATTTGTACGTTAGGAGCACTTGGTGATGTGCAAATTTTAGATGGTCTTGGAATTGAAGAATCTAAGCGCTTTATGCATCATTATAATTTCCCTTCGTTCAGCGTTGGTGAAACACGTCCAATTCGTGGACCTGGTCGTCGAGAAATTGGTCACGGAGCTCTTGGAGAGCGTGCGTTAGAGCCTGTTATTCCATCTGAAAAAGACTTCCCATATACGATTCGTCTTGTTTCTGAAGTATTGGAATCAAATGGTTCAACATCACAAGCAAGTATTTGTGCAAGTACGCTTGCAATGATGGATGCTGGTGTGCCAATCAAAGCCCCTGTAGCTGGGATTGCAATGGGACTTATCAAGTCTGGCGAGCACTATTCTGTATTAACAGACATTCAAGGAATGGAAGACCATTTAGGAGATATGGACTTTAAAGTAGCTGGAACAGCTAAAGGTGTTACAGCACTTCAAATGGACATTAAAATCGAAGGTTTATCTCGTGAAATTTTAGAAGAAGCATTAGAGCAAGCAAAACGCGGCCGCATGCAAATTCTAGAACATATGCTAAGCACGATTGAGGACCCACGTCAAAATCTATCTAGATATGCACCGAAAATCTTAACAATGACAATTAACCCTGATAAGATCCGCGACGTTATTGGACCAAGCGGTAAACAAATCAATAAAATCATTGAAGAAACAGGCGTTAAAATTGATATTGAGCAAGACGGTACAATCTTTATTTCTTCTACAGAGGAAGATATGAACAAAAATGCAAAGAAAATTATCGAAGACCTTGTGCGTGAAGTTGAAAAAGGCCAAACGTATTTAGGAAAAGTAAAACGCATCGAGAAATTTGGAGCATTTGTTGAGCTATTCCCTGGGAAAGACGGTCTTGTGCACATTTCTGAAATCGCGGAAGAGCGTATCGGAAAAGTGGAAGACGTCCTAGCAATTGGCGATGAAATTCTAGTTCGTGTTATTGAAATTGATAAACAAGGACGCGTTAACTTATCACGTAAAGTGATCCTTCGTGAAGAAAAAGAGAAGGAAAAAGAAGCGCAGTCTTAA
- a CDS encoding dipicolinate synthase subunit B, with amino-acid sequence MTLKGKKIGFGLTGSHCTYEAVMPQIEKLVELGAEVLPVVSHTVEHTTTRFGKGEDWVKRIEEITGNKAINSIVGAEPLGPKIPLDCMVVAPITGNTMSKLANAMTDSPVLMAAKATMRNNGPVVLGISTNDALGLNGVNLMRLMASRNLYFIPFGQDDPEKKPNSMVARMSLLTETVMLAIEGRQLQPVIVERFRDE; translated from the coding sequence ATGACATTAAAAGGAAAGAAAATCGGATTTGGTTTAACAGGATCACACTGTACGTACGAAGCAGTTATGCCCCAAATTGAGAAGCTTGTAGAACTAGGAGCTGAAGTTCTCCCTGTTGTTTCTCATACTGTGGAGCATACAACAACCCGATTTGGAAAAGGCGAAGATTGGGTGAAGCGCATCGAAGAGATTACAGGGAATAAAGCAATCAACTCAATTGTTGGAGCAGAGCCGTTAGGGCCAAAAATTCCGCTGGATTGTATGGTAGTAGCTCCAATTACAGGTAACACAATGAGCAAGCTTGCAAATGCAATGACAGATTCCCCTGTTCTAATGGCTGCAAAAGCAACGATGAGAAACAACGGGCCTGTTGTGCTTGGGATTTCTACAAACGATGCTCTTGGATTAAATGGGGTCAACTTAATGAGGCTTATGGCGAGCCGCAATCTTTATTTCATCCCCTTTGGGCAAGATGATCCTGAAAAGAAACCAAACTCAATGGTAGCACGTATGAGTCTTCTTACAGAAACAGTTATGCTAGCGATTGAAGGACGTCAGCTTCAACCTGTTATTGTTGAAAGATTCAGAGACGAGTAA
- the asd gene encoding aspartate-semialdehyde dehydrogenase: MARNLQVAVVGATGAVGQQMIKTLEERNFPIETLTLLSSARSAGKKVTFKGEELTVQEATPDSFKGIDIALFSAGGSVSQELAPHAVKHGAIVVDNTSAFRMDENVPLVVPEVNEEDLKEHNGIIANPNCSTIQMLVALEPIREKYGLNKVIVSTYQAVSGAGAAAVDELHEQTKAILEGKEFTPSVLPVKSDKKHYQIAFNAVPQIDKFQDNGFTFEEMKMINETKKIMHMKDLSVAATCVRLPVATGHAESVYIEIDNSDVTVSDLKALLQDAPGVTLQDDPANQVYPMPADCVGKNDVFVGRIRQDLDEARGFHLWVVSDNLLKGAAWNSVQIAESLIKLNLVK, from the coding sequence ATGGCAAGAAATTTACAAGTAGCAGTTGTAGGAGCAACAGGAGCTGTTGGACAGCAAATGATCAAAACATTAGAGGAGCGCAATTTTCCAATTGAGACATTAACGCTTCTTTCTTCAGCACGATCTGCTGGAAAAAAAGTAACGTTCAAAGGTGAAGAGCTGACAGTTCAAGAAGCAACACCAGATAGCTTCAAAGGTATTGATATTGCCCTATTTAGCGCAGGTGGAAGCGTCTCACAAGAGTTAGCGCCTCACGCTGTAAAACATGGAGCAATTGTCGTTGATAATACAAGTGCGTTTCGCATGGACGAAAACGTGCCTTTAGTTGTGCCTGAAGTGAATGAGGAAGACTTAAAAGAACATAACGGAATTATTGCGAATCCGAACTGTTCAACAATTCAAATGCTTGTTGCACTAGAACCAATTCGTGAAAAATACGGTTTAAATAAAGTTATTGTTTCAACATACCAAGCTGTTTCAGGTGCTGGAGCTGCTGCTGTTGATGAGCTTCACGAGCAAACAAAAGCTATTTTAGAAGGAAAAGAGTTTACACCGTCTGTATTACCGGTAAAAAGCGATAAAAAACATTATCAAATTGCTTTTAATGCAGTGCCACAAATTGATAAATTCCAAGACAACGGCTTTACGTTTGAGGAAATGAAAATGATTAACGAAACAAAGAAAATTATGCATATGAAAGATCTATCTGTAGCAGCTACTTGCGTACGTTTGCCAGTTGCAACAGGTCATGCTGAATCTGTATATATTGAAATTGACAATAGCGATGTAACAGTCTCAGACTTAAAAGCTCTTTTACAGGATGCACCAGGCGTTACGCTTCAAGATGATCCTGCAAATCAAGTATACCCAATGCCTGCTGATTGCGTTGGCAAGAATGACGTCTTCGTTGGACGTATCCGCCAAGATTTGGATGAAGCTCGCGGCTTCCATCTTTGGGTTGTTTCTGATAACTTGTTAAAAGGAGCGGCATGGAATTCTGTCCAAATCGCTGAATCTTTGATAAAATTGAACCTTGTTAAATAA
- a CDS encoding M16 family metallopeptidase, translating into MVVKHTCKNGLRIVLENIPTVRSVALGIWIGTGSRNETKELNGVSHFLEHMFFKGTKTRSAREIAESFDRIGGQVNAFTSKEYTCFYAKVLDDHADKALDVLADMFFNSVFDEEELKREKNVVLEEIKMYEDTPDDIVHDLLGKASYGNHALGYPILGEEEMLNTFTGDTLRNYMKETYIPENVVVSVAGNVDESFIKKIEEYFGTFEGGKDEISYKAPEFHGERILRQKDTEQVHLCLGYNGLPIGHRDTYNLIVLNNVLGGSMSSRLFQEVREKRGLAYSIFSYHSSFRDSGLLTIYGGTGGHQLDVLYETIQDTLNDIKENGITDKELENSKEQLKGNLMLSLESTNSRMSRNGKNELMLRKHRSLDDIIQAVDEVNHKKVLQLAGDIFGGTTSLSLIGPKGELPKALQ; encoded by the coding sequence TTGGTTGTTAAACATACGTGTAAAAATGGACTAAGAATTGTATTAGAAAATATCCCAACGGTGCGTTCCGTTGCGCTTGGTATTTGGATTGGAACGGGATCACGTAATGAAACGAAGGAGCTTAACGGCGTTTCTCACTTTTTAGAACACATGTTTTTTAAAGGAACAAAAACGAGAAGCGCGCGTGAAATCGCGGAAAGCTTTGATCGTATTGGCGGGCAAGTGAACGCATTTACGTCAAAAGAGTATACGTGCTTTTATGCAAAAGTTCTTGATGATCATGCAGATAAAGCTCTTGATGTTTTAGCAGATATGTTCTTTAATTCTGTGTTCGATGAAGAAGAACTAAAGCGCGAGAAAAATGTTGTGCTTGAAGAAATTAAAATGTATGAAGATACACCTGATGACATTGTTCATGATTTATTAGGTAAAGCATCTTACGGAAATCATGCGCTCGGTTATCCGATTCTTGGAGAAGAAGAGATGTTGAACACGTTTACAGGAGATACACTTCGCAACTATATGAAAGAAACGTATATTCCTGAAAATGTGGTTGTCTCTGTTGCAGGAAATGTTGATGAGAGTTTCATTAAGAAAATTGAAGAATACTTTGGGACGTTCGAAGGTGGAAAAGATGAAATTTCTTACAAAGCACCAGAATTTCATGGGGAGCGTATCCTTCGTCAAAAAGACACAGAGCAAGTTCACCTTTGCCTAGGATACAACGGATTGCCGATTGGACATCGCGATACATACAATTTAATTGTCTTAAACAATGTACTAGGCGGTAGTATGAGCAGTCGTTTATTCCAGGAAGTTCGTGAAAAGCGCGGTCTTGCGTATTCTATTTTCTCTTATCATTCTTCGTTCCGTGATAGCGGTCTTTTAACAATCTATGGCGGTACAGGCGGCCATCAGCTTGATGTTCTTTATGAAACAATTCAAGATACGTTAAATGATATAAAAGAAAACGGCATTACAGATAAAGAGCTAGAAAACAGCAAAGAGCAATTAAAAGGAAACCTAATGCTAAGCTTAGAAAGCACAAACAGTCGTATGAGTCGTAATGGTAAGAACGAGCTTATGCTCCGCAAACATCGCTCATTAGACGATATTATTCAGGCAGTAGATGAAGTGAATCATAAAAAAGTCCTTCAGCTTGCTGGGGATATCTTTGGCGGCACAACATCTCTTTCTTTAATTGGACCAAAAGGTGAGCTTCCAAAAGCACTTCAGTAA